Genomic DNA from Chitinophaga lutea:
GCACCGTCCGGGATGCGGCCACGGGCCAGTTGCTGGCGGGTGCCACAGTTGGCATCAAAGGGATCGCCAGAACCACCAGCACGAATGTAAAGGGCGAGTTTTCACTCGCTGCGCCGGACAATGCCACTTCACTCGTGGTGAGTTTCATCGGGTATGTAACGCAGGAAGTGGCGCTGGCGGGCAAAACGCAGGTGAATATTGCGTTACAGGCATCCGCTACGGACCTCACGCAGGTAGTGGTGGTAGGGTACGGCACCCAGCAGAAAAAAGATGTGACCGGTTCGGTGAAGTCGCTGAAAGCGGAAGCATTCAACAAAGGCATCATCAACGCTCCGCAGGAATTGCTGCAGGGCAAAATGGCCGGCGTGAACGTGACCTCCGTGAGCGGTGAGCCGGGCGGTTTGCTGGGCGTAACGGTACGCGGGCCGGGTGGTATCCGCACGGGCAGTACGCCCTTGTTCGTGATCGACGGGCTGCCGCTGGATAACGCCAGCACTGGCGGCGGAGATCCGCTGAACTCCATCAACCCGCAGGATATCGAGTCCATCGACGTGCTGAAAGATGCGTCGGCCACCGCCATTTACGGTGCGCGCGGCGCGAACGGCGTGATACTCATCACCACCAAAAAAGGAAAATCAGGCGCTTCCAACCTGCAGCTTTCTTCCAACATCGGCTTCTCCAGAATAGCAAGGGCGCTGCCCGTGCTCACGGCGGCGGAGTTCCGTACGGAAGTGCCCAAACTCGGCGGCACGCTCGACGATAAGGGCGGCAATACCGACTGGCAGAAAGAAGTGTTCCGCACCGCTTTTACGCAGAACCATAACGCGGCCCTGAGCGGCGGCACCGAGAAACTGGTGTATTACGCTTCGTTCGGGATGCAGCGCCAGGAGGGTATCATGAAGAACAATGAAATGACGCGCTATACCGGCCGCTTCAACGCCACCCAGAAATTCTGGGATAACGACAGGCTGGTGGTGGATGTGAACCTCGGCGTGACCAATACCAAAAATCTCCGCCCGCCCATTACTTCGGTGATCGGCGATGCGATCAGCAACAACCCCACTTACCCGGCATATGGTCCGGATGGCAAGTGGGCCAAATACCAGAACCTGACCAACCCGCTGATGTACTTCGACCTGGATTATGAACTGGGCAACATCACCCGCATCACCGGGAATATCTCTCCCTCGCTCCGCATCATCAAGGGGCTGGTGTATAAACTCAACTTCGGCATAGACCACTCCAACAGCAACCGCGACATCGTGTCCAAAGCCAACGCGGTTCCACAGCGCGACGGCCGCCTCGAAACCTGGTATAACTATAACAGGAACACACTGATCGAAAACTATATTACGTACAACTACGAAAGCGGCGTACATAATCTGTCCGCACTGGCCGGCCACTCTTACCAGAAGCTGTTCATCCAGGGCCGGAACACGAGCATCAACAAATTCCCCATCGGCCCCATCGATCCCATCTACAACCCCGGGCTGGGGCAGGAGCTGACCCTGGGCGCCAACGCCCCGGGCGGGTATGCGCAGACGAATGAACTGCAATCTTTCTTCGGAAGGATTACATACCAGTACGACAGCAGGTACCTGGCTACCGTGAACTTCCGCATGGACGGTTCTTCCAAGTTCGGGGCCAATAACAAGTACGGTTATTTCCCGTCTTTCTCCCTCGGCTGGCGCGTATCTGAAGAACCTTTCCTGAAAGGCTCTTCCGTGGTGAGCAACCTGAAGCTGCGGGCAGGCTGGGGCCAGACGGGCAACCAGGAAATTCCCGCGAAGATCACCCAGGCCCGCTACCGTTCGCAGGTGGGCGGAGGTTACAGCTATCCGCTGTATCCCACCGGTCCCGCTATCGCCGGTACGGCATTCGCCCGCCTCGCCAACCCGGACATTCAATGGGAAGTATCCAAACAAACCGATGTGGGTATCGATTTCGGTTTCCTGAACGGTTCGCTGTCCGGTACGGTGGATTATTTCCACAAGATTTCCAGCAACATCCTGCTGCTCGTGATCGCCGCCGACCCCGTTTCGCCCACGGCTGACTACTGGA
This window encodes:
- a CDS encoding SusC/RagA family TonB-linked outer membrane protein, with product MNKFYLNKRKLPVVVASLVCGTFFVEGHAYASYAPGTAMAVQQQQTITGTVRDAATGQLLAGATVGIKGIARTTSTNVKGEFSLAAPDNATSLVVSFIGYVTQEVALAGKTQVNIALQASATDLTQVVVVGYGTQQKKDVTGSVKSLKAEAFNKGIINAPQELLQGKMAGVNVTSVSGEPGGLLGVTVRGPGGIRTGSTPLFVIDGLPLDNASTGGGDPLNSINPQDIESIDVLKDASATAIYGARGANGVILITTKKGKSGASNLQLSSNIGFSRIARALPVLTAAEFRTEVPKLGGTLDDKGGNTDWQKEVFRTAFTQNHNAALSGGTEKLVYYASFGMQRQEGIMKNNEMTRYTGRFNATQKFWDNDRLVVDVNLGVTNTKNLRPPITSVIGDAISNNPTYPAYGPDGKWAKYQNLTNPLMYFDLDYELGNITRITGNISPSLRIIKGLVYKLNFGIDHSNSNRDIVSKANAVPQRDGRLETWYNYNRNTLIENYITYNYESGVHNLSALAGHSYQKLFIQGRNTSINKFPIGPIDPIYNPGLGQELTLGANAPGGYAQTNELQSFFGRITYQYDSRYLATVNFRMDGSSKFGANNKYGYFPSFSLGWRVSEEPFLKGSSVVSNLKLRAGWGQTGNQEIPAKITQARYRSQVGGGYSYPLYPTGPAIAGTAFARLANPDIQWEVSKQTDVGIDFGFLNGSLSGTVDYFHKISSNILLLVIAADPVSPTADYWTNVKDMTITNKGLEIDLDYRKTLSSGFGFNVGGNMTFISNEVKKSPFKVIPSGTATGAGLTSATINGYVNGEPIGTFFLKEWSGFDANGLSTYRDTNKDGIVSDEDRIAAGTALPDKMYSFYGGVNYKGLDLTFNFNGVAGNKIYDNTANANFYKLRLSKNVNATREALKYPEESVNNAAPVSTRYLKDGAFLRLNNVTLGYNFNTRSLGINNYIKTLRLAVTGQNLWVSTKYDGYDPEVNADKQINGVYSYGIDFMSYPKAKSVLFSLNVSF